A genomic segment from Sulfuritalea hydrogenivorans sk43H encodes:
- a CDS encoding flagellar basal body L-ring protein FlgH, translating to MKNLALIASFAALLSGCVTTTPTTAIHQPMSIRPEARNYAPPSNGAIFNIASARPLFEDRRARFVGDTITINIAEKVQASKKSENKSTRSQSVDVSVPTIVGLPFKGAQGTALAASDSNNFNGKGENTSSNDFTGTITVTVIEVYPNGNLLVSGEKQIGLKEGEEFIRFSGVINPNTITAANTVTSTQVADARIEYKANGFLDSAQVMGWLGRFFLTFMPF from the coding sequence ATGAAGAACCTAGCCCTGATCGCCAGTTTTGCCGCACTGCTGTCCGGATGCGTCACGACCACGCCGACGACGGCGATCCACCAGCCGATGAGCATTCGTCCGGAAGCACGCAACTATGCGCCGCCGAGCAATGGGGCCATTTTCAACATCGCCTCGGCACGTCCCCTGTTCGAGGACCGTCGTGCCCGTTTTGTCGGCGACACCATCACCATCAACATCGCCGAAAAGGTTCAGGCGTCGAAGAAGTCCGAGAACAAGTCCACGCGCAGCCAGTCGGTCGATGTCAGCGTGCCGACCATTGTCGGCCTGCCCTTCAAGGGGGCACAGGGAACGGCGCTGGCCGCGAGCGACAGCAACAACTTCAACGGCAAGGGCGAGAACACCTCGTCGAACGATTTCACCGGAACGATTACCGTGACCGTGATCGAGGTATATCCGAACGGAAACCTGCTGGTATCCGGCGAAAAACAGATCGGACTCAAGGAAGGCGAGGAATTCATTCGCTTCTCGGGGGTGATCAATCCGAACACGATCACCGCCGCCAATACCGTGACATCCACACAGGTGGCCGATGCGCGCATCGAGTACAAGGCGAACGGCTTTCTTGACTCGGCGCAGGTCATGGGATGGCTGGGGCGCTTTTTCCTGACTTTCATGCCGTTCTGA
- a CDS encoding flagellar basal body P-ring protein FlgI has translation MTRMEKSFLAFLWMLAALLVVDTARAERIKDLASIAGVRNNQLVGYGLVVGLDGSGDQTTQTPFTVQSIISMLSAMGVNLPPGQSLQLKNVAAVMVTASLPPFARSGQPIDITVSSIGNAKSLKGGTLILTPLKGADGQTYAMAQGNVVVVGAGASGAGSKTTVNHLSVGRVTGGATVEREVPMPLGQGEFVYLDLNTTDFGTAQLMVEAINKTTPGAATAADARQIRVRAPTNPDERVSFIGRIENIQLTPAKMSAKVIVNSRTGSVVMNQSVLLDSCAVAHGNLSVSVSTDNTVSQPGALSGGQTAGVSNAQIDIKQEGGAMMNIKAGANLADIVKALNALGANPQDLMAILQAMKSAGALRAELEVI, from the coding sequence ATGACGCGAATGGAAAAAAGTTTTCTGGCATTTCTCTGGATGCTTGCCGCGCTTCTGGTGGTGGATACCGCCCGTGCCGAACGGATCAAGGATCTCGCCTCGATCGCCGGCGTGCGCAACAACCAGCTCGTTGGCTACGGCCTTGTGGTCGGGCTCGATGGCAGCGGCGACCAGACGACCCAGACGCCGTTTACCGTGCAGAGCATCATCAGCATGCTGTCGGCAATGGGAGTCAATCTGCCTCCCGGGCAGTCACTGCAACTGAAGAACGTGGCGGCCGTGATGGTGACCGCCAGCTTGCCGCCGTTCGCGCGCTCCGGCCAGCCCATTGACATCACGGTGTCGTCGATAGGCAACGCCAAGAGCCTGAAGGGCGGTACCCTGATCCTCACTCCCTTGAAGGGAGCCGACGGGCAGACCTACGCCATGGCGCAGGGCAATGTCGTGGTGGTGGGCGCCGGGGCGTCGGGCGCCGGTTCCAAAACGACGGTCAATCATCTCTCGGTGGGCCGAGTCACCGGCGGCGCAACGGTCGAGCGTGAAGTGCCGATGCCGCTCGGGCAAGGCGAATTCGTCTATCTTGATCTGAACACCACCGATTTCGGTACTGCCCAGCTGATGGTCGAGGCAATCAACAAGACCACGCCGGGTGCGGCTACGGCGGCCGACGCACGCCAGATCCGGGTGCGTGCCCCGACCAATCCGGATGAGCGCGTATCGTTCATCGGACGCATTGAGAATATTCAATTGACTCCGGCGAAAATGTCCGCCAAGGTCATCGTCAACAGCCGCACGGGATCGGTGGTCATGAATCAGTCGGTGTTGCTTGACAGCTGTGCGGTTGCACACGGCAATCTTTCCGTGTCGGTCAGCACCGACAATACCGTGAGCCAGCCGGGTGCGCTGTCCGGAGGCCAGACTGCCGGCGTGAGCAATGCCCAGATCGATATTAAGCAGGAAGGCGGGGCGATGATGAACATCAAGGCAGGCGCCAACCTGGCCGACATCGTCAAGGCGCTGAACGCCCTGGGTGCCAATCCTCAGGACCTGATGGCCATTCTGCAGGCGATGAAGTCGGCAGGTGCCCTGCGCGCCGAACTGGAGGTCATCTGA